A window from Bacteroidota bacterium encodes these proteins:
- the mnmG gene encoding tRNA uridine-5-carboxymethylaminomethyl(34) synthesis enzyme MnmG, producing the protein MFQKYDVIVVGAGHAGCEAAASAANLGSKVLLITMNMQTIAQMSCNPAMGGIAKGQIVREIDAMGGYSGIVTDKSMIQFRMLNRSKGPAMWSPRAQSDRMMFALTWRQMLEETDNVDFYQDTVKGLLIKDGVCNGVITSLGHEINSRSVVLTNGTFLNGIIHIGEKNFGGGRVSEKAATGITEQLVSLGFESDRLKTGTPPRVDGRSLDYSKMEEQKGDDSISGFSYLDIEKPKVQRSCWITYTNQKVHDILKTGFDRSPMFAGRIEGTGPRYCPSIEDKISRFAERERHQLFVEPEGWNTVEVYVNGFSTSLPEETQYEALRIILGFESAKIFRPGYAIEYDFFPPTQLKYSLETKLIENLFFAGQINGTTGYEEAACQGLMAGINAHQKSRNLEPVILKRSEAYIGVLIDDLISKGTEEPYRMFTSRAEFRTLLRQDNADLRLTELSYRLGLASQERMNRVKEKREGVEKIKSLLSEIAVSPEVINPFFENNSSSLITEKQKLSKVLLRPGIELQDLAKHLPILEKELAGFSTETIEQASIQVKYDIYIEKEKELVERMGQLEDLRIPETFDYKKIQALGNEAREKLSRIKPSTLGQASRISGINPSDVQILMVYMGR; encoded by the coding sequence ATGTTCCAGAAATATGATGTCATAGTAGTCGGAGCTGGCCATGCTGGTTGTGAGGCCGCCGCTTCGGCAGCAAATCTTGGTTCTAAGGTGTTGTTAATCACCATGAACATGCAAACTATTGCTCAAATGAGTTGCAATCCAGCAATGGGTGGAATAGCGAAAGGGCAAATAGTTAGGGAGATTGATGCGATGGGTGGTTATTCTGGAATTGTTACTGACAAATCCATGATTCAATTCAGAATGTTGAATCGATCAAAAGGTCCGGCAATGTGGAGTCCAAGGGCACAGAGCGATAGAATGATGTTTGCTTTAACCTGGAGACAGATGTTGGAGGAAACGGATAATGTTGATTTTTACCAGGACACAGTAAAGGGGCTTCTGATAAAAGATGGAGTTTGCAATGGCGTAATAACCAGTTTAGGGCACGAAATAAACTCCAGGTCGGTTGTATTAACCAATGGAACATTTTTGAATGGAATAATTCATATTGGAGAAAAAAACTTTGGGGGTGGAAGGGTTTCAGAGAAAGCGGCAACCGGAATTACGGAGCAATTGGTCTCACTAGGTTTTGAGAGTGATAGGCTTAAAACGGGAACACCACCACGAGTTGATGGCAGAAGTCTTGACTATTCTAAAATGGAAGAGCAAAAAGGGGATGATTCGATCTCCGGTTTTTCATATTTAGATATTGAAAAACCAAAGGTGCAAAGAAGCTGCTGGATCACCTACACGAATCAAAAAGTCCATGACATACTAAAAACCGGGTTCGATAGAAGCCCAATGTTTGCTGGAAGAATTGAAGGAACAGGCCCTAGATATTGCCCAAGCATTGAAGACAAAATCAGTCGCTTCGCTGAAAGGGAGAGACATCAATTATTTGTTGAGCCCGAAGGATGGAACACTGTTGAAGTTTATGTGAATGGATTTTCAACATCTCTACCAGAAGAAACGCAATACGAAGCACTTCGTATTATACTGGGATTTGAATCAGCAAAAATTTTCAGACCTGGTTATGCGATAGAGTATGACTTCTTTCCGCCAACCCAATTAAAATATTCTCTTGAAACAAAGCTGATTGAAAATTTATTTTTTGCTGGCCAGATAAATGGAACTACAGGTTATGAAGAAGCTGCATGCCAGGGGTTAATGGCGGGTATCAATGCACATCAAAAATCAAGAAATCTTGAACCTGTAATTTTAAAAAGAAGTGAGGCCTATATTGGCGTATTAATAGATGACCTGATAAGTAAAGGAACAGAAGAGCCTTACAGAATGTTTACTTCAAGAGCTGAGTTCAGAACATTATTAAGACAAGACAATGCAGACCTGAGGTTGACAGAACTAAGCTATAGACTAGGATTAGCATCACAAGAAAGAATGAATCGAGTGAAAGAAAAAAGAGAGGGAGTTGAAAAAATTAAATCTTTGCTTTCTGAAATAGCAGTTAGCCCCGAAGTAATAAATCCTTTTTTTGAAAACAATTCATCTTCTTTAATAACAGAAAAACAAAAACTTTCAAAAGTATTATTGCGCCCCGGAATTGAACTGCAAGATCTTGCAAAACACTTACCAATACTTGAAAAAGAATTGGCTGGTTTTTCAACAGAAACAATTGAACAAGCTTCTATTCAGGTTAAATATGATATCTATATCGAAAAAGAAAAAGAACTAGTTGAAAGAATGGGACAACTTGAAGACCTGAGAATACCCGAGACCTTTGACTATAAAAAAATTCAGGCTTTAGGAAATGAAGCAAGAGAAAAACTCTCTCGGATCAAACCTTCAACATTAGGGCAAGCAAGCCGTATCTCTGGAATCAACCCAAGCGATGTACAGATTTTAATGGTCTATATGGGTCGTTGA
- the ybeY gene encoding rRNA maturation RNase YbeY — protein sequence MVTSKEINIRFFANGLTLPLTNRRNLKLLLEKIIKSNGKRLDSINYIFCSDKELLKLNNKFLSHNYYTDILTFDLSESKNEITAEIFISLDRVRKNAAQFKSSLKKELHRVIIHGVLHLCGYADKNKTEILKMRKAEDKYLSLYFK from the coding sequence ATGGTAACGAGCAAGGAAATAAACATTCGATTTTTTGCAAATGGGCTCACCCTGCCACTGACAAACAGAAGAAACCTCAAACTCTTGTTAGAAAAAATAATTAAATCGAATGGTAAAAGATTAGATTCAATCAACTACATATTTTGCTCGGATAAAGAATTACTGAAATTGAATAATAAATTCTTAAGTCATAATTACTACACGGATATTTTGACCTTCGATTTATCAGAATCAAAAAATGAGATCACCGCTGAAATTTTCATTAGTCTGGATAGGGTTAGAAAAAATGCCGCCCAGTTTAAAAGTTCACTTAAAAAAGAACTTCACAGGGTTATTATTCATGGAGTGCTACATCTCTGTGGTTATGCTGATAAGAACAAAACAGAAATCCTTAAAATGAGAAAAGCAGAAGACAAGTATTTATCTCTTTATTTTAAGTAA
- a CDS encoding ferrous iron transport protein A, whose amino-acid sequence MKLTELKPGQKAIIRHFDNSDMSIKLLEMGCIPGEEILLEQVAPLGDPISVSISGYSLSLRLTEAEGIIVDIKN is encoded by the coding sequence ATGAAACTTACAGAATTAAAACCCGGGCAAAAGGCTATAATACGACATTTTGATAATAGTGATATGTCTATCAAATTATTAGAAATGGGATGCATACCTGGCGAAGAAATACTTTTAGAGCAGGTGGCACCACTCGGAGATCCAATATCCGTTAGCATATCTGGCTATTCTTTGAGCCTCAGGTTAACTGAAGCAGAAGGCATTATTGTTGATATAAAAAATTGA
- a CDS encoding serine hydrolase codes for MKKYFQLIACVLLLQYSQAQTTDKKLFKKVSEEINGFNGDIGIYVKNLRTGKTIAINADTIFPTASIVKVPIMIGVVQKLFTGEITYDSAFTYKDSLLYAGADILGSFKTDEKIALKKLLMLMLTTSDNTASLWLQSIAGTGTRINELLDSFGLKNTRINSRTPGREEYRSKYQWGQTTPYEIGTVLEKIYKNEIFSKELCDRMMRMLGRNFWDEDEAISQIPPYIEVFSKNGCVNAVRSEVTIVNAPHNPYVFSIFTKNNKDISWTHENEAWTLARKISRLLWDYFEPKDKWEAAVK; via the coding sequence ATGAAAAAATATTTTCAATTAATAGCATGTGTTCTGTTGTTACAATATTCGCAGGCACAGACAACGGATAAAAAACTTTTTAAAAAAGTAAGTGAAGAAATTAATGGATTCAATGGTGATATTGGTATTTATGTAAAAAATCTCCGTACGGGTAAAACAATTGCTATTAATGCGGATACAATTTTTCCTACTGCAAGCATTGTGAAAGTGCCGATAATGATTGGAGTTGTACAAAAACTATTTACGGGTGAAATAACCTATGACTCTGCCTTCACTTATAAAGACTCGTTACTATATGCTGGTGCAGATATACTCGGTTCTTTTAAAACCGACGAAAAGATAGCGTTGAAAAAACTATTAATGCTTATGCTTACTACCAGTGATAATACTGCCAGCCTTTGGCTACAGAGCATTGCTGGTACGGGGACAAGAATTAATGAACTGCTTGATAGCTTCGGGTTGAAAAACACAAGAATTAATTCAAGAACTCCCGGCAGAGAAGAATACCGCTCAAAATATCAATGGGGACAAACGACGCCTTATGAAATAGGAACCGTGCTGGAAAAAATTTACAAGAATGAAATTTTTTCAAAAGAGCTCTGTGATAGGATGATGAGAATGCTTGGGAGAAATTTCTGGGATGAGGATGAAGCTATCTCACAAATACCGCCTTATATAGAAGTGTTTAGCAAAAATGGTTGTGTAAATGCAGTACGCAGCGAAGTCACGATTGTAAATGCCCCGCACAATCCTTATGTTTTTTCAATTTTTACTAAAAACAACAAAGACATTTCCTGGACACACGAAAATGAAGCCTGGACTTTGGCAAGAAAAATTTCAAGATTGCTTTGGGATTATTTTGAACCGAAAGATAAATGGGAGGCAGCGGTAAAATAA
- a CDS encoding nicotinate-nucleotide adenylyltransferase, with the protein MKIGLYFGSFNPIHIGHLIIANHVLNETDLNKVLFVVSPQNPFKQSNSLLNETYRLQLVRLAVEQDNRIKVSDVEFSMPRPSYTIDTLTYLKEKNPDDSFSIIMGSDSFQNLDKWKNYKMITEAHTIYVYKRNGFEIENTHGANIIELNAPLLQISATHIRELIKAGKSIRYLVPEIVREEIETRRFYKNRN; encoded by the coding sequence ATGAAAATTGGATTATACTTTGGCTCCTTCAATCCTATCCACATTGGACACTTGATAATTGCCAATCATGTTTTGAACGAAACAGATTTGAATAAGGTCTTGTTTGTGGTTTCTCCTCAAAATCCTTTTAAACAAAGCAATAGTTTGCTTAATGAAACTTACCGACTGCAGTTAGTAAGATTGGCGGTTGAACAAGACAACAGAATTAAAGTATCAGATGTTGAGTTTAGTATGCCACGGCCTTCTTACACGATTGACACATTAACCTATTTGAAAGAGAAAAATCCAGACGATAGTTTTTCAATAATAATGGGCAGTGATAGTTTTCAAAACCTGGATAAATGGAAAAACTATAAAATGATAACCGAAGCCCACACTATTTATGTTTACAAAAGAAACGGTTTTGAAATTGAGAACACACATGGGGCAAATATTATAGAACTTAATGCGCCACTTCTTCAAATATCTGCAACACATATTCGTGAACTTATTAAAGCCGGTAAATCGATAAGGTATCTGGTTCCAGAAATTGTCAGAGAAGAAATTGAAACAAGAAGATTTTATAAGAATAGAAATTAA
- a CDS encoding chromate transporter produces the protein MQLLRHVSFLKSVFIHSLTAFGGPQAHIGMMLKTFVHRTPYVTEQELMEYNAFCQLLPGASSTQTLTLIGYKRGGVPLAVLTLIIWITPACFFMGALSFLLQYIDKRALNVDVFKFIPPMAVGFLVYAASMAFHISIKNTITWIVMIVAGILTYVLFKQPWIFPSLIFAGGIATNFSRKRIPQIEQKPQKIKWWNFWMFGIIFIVAGFLSETAKNNELPNRSPINLFENTYRMGSLVFGGGQVLMPMMYEQFCVRPDAIKEKDPEVVKIDKNDMYTGMGIVRAMPGPVFSIASFAGGMALKDHGKTPEEKTFMQLLGCLIGAVAIFLPSALLVLFFFPIWHNMKKYAAVYRSLEGINAVVVGIMIASTFYLMKDFPLLEFKLTSFINALVITGTFTLLQFTKLPPPFIVIGCLLLGYIF, from the coding sequence ATGCAACTGCTTCGTCACGTTTCTTTTTTAAAGTCTGTTTTTATTCACAGCCTTACTGCTTTTGGCGGGCCGCAAGCACATATTGGTATGATGCTTAAAACTTTTGTACATCGAACACCTTATGTCACAGAGCAGGAATTGATGGAGTATAACGCCTTTTGTCAATTATTGCCCGGCGCATCATCCACGCAAACACTTACTTTAATTGGTTATAAAAGAGGTGGGGTTCCTTTAGCTGTGCTTACATTAATTATCTGGATTACACCCGCCTGCTTTTTTATGGGAGCACTTTCTTTTCTTTTGCAATACATAGATAAAAGAGCATTAAATGTTGATGTCTTCAAATTTATTCCACCAATGGCTGTTGGTTTTTTGGTCTATGCAGCATCGATGGCTTTTCATATTTCAATAAAGAATACCATTACCTGGATTGTTATGATTGTGGCCGGCATTCTTACCTACGTTTTGTTTAAACAACCGTGGATATTTCCTTCATTGATTTTTGCCGGGGGTATTGCCACTAATTTTAGCCGGAAACGTATTCCACAAATTGAGCAAAAACCCCAAAAAATCAAATGGTGGAATTTTTGGATGTTTGGAATAATATTTATTGTTGCTGGATTTCTTAGTGAAACAGCTAAGAATAACGAATTGCCCAATCGTAGTCCAATTAATCTTTTTGAAAATACTTATCGAATGGGAAGTTTAGTATTTGGAGGTGGCCAGGTATTAATGCCAATGATGTACGAACAATTTTGTGTACGTCCGGATGCGATAAAAGAAAAAGATCCTGAGGTTGTAAAAATTGATAAGAATGATATGTATACTGGAATGGGAATAGTAAGAGCTATGCCCGGGCCTGTTTTTTCTATTGCTTCTTTTGCCGGTGGAATGGCATTAAAAGATCATGGCAAAACTCCGGAAGAGAAAACATTTATGCAATTATTAGGCTGTTTAATAGGAGCTGTTGCAATTTTTTTACCCAGCGCATTGCTGGTTTTATTCTTCTTCCCTATTTGGCACAACATGAAAAAATATGCCGCTGTTTATCGTTCTCTTGAGGGTATTAATGCAGTTGTTGTAGGAATAATGATCGCATCAACATTTTATTTAATGAAGGATTTTCCTTTGCTTGAATTTAAATTAACCAGTTTTATTAATGCACTTGTGATTACAGGCACTTTCACACTTTTGCAGTTTACAAAATTACCGCCTCCGTTTATTGTTATTGGCTGTCTTCTTCTTGGATATATTTTTTAA
- a CDS encoding ATP-dependent DNA helicase UvrD2, which produces MFQFAVELVNQSSRNIFLTGKAGTGKTTFLKYIKENCHKQMAIVAPTGVAAINAGGVTMHSFFQLPFGPFVPDADGGFRNSNEEISNRNSLISRLKMTGEKKKIIRELELLIIDEISMVRCDMLDAVDTILRHVRRRHNEHFGGLQVLFIGDMFQLPPVIKEAEWSYLKEYYNSPFFFDSIVIKEEPPLYIEFTKIYRQSEEKFIRLLNQVRNNELDDDGRELLESRYQPVFRRTKNDGYIILTTHNEKARNTNGKELTNLSTSIFSYRAEITGDFPESAYPVDEILQVKAGAQVMFIKNDSEKAKRYFNGKIGVITEIDNEKIVVQCEDDSIEVKKEKWDNIRYTMNNTTRQLEEEVLGSFVQYPLRLAWAITIHKSQGLTFEKAIIDAGGAFAPGQVYVALSRCTTLDGIILQSRIRSNGFFTDERIVWFSRNISSTDLLQRELQESRRNYQLKVLLSLFDHRSIIGEIVELKNYLSAHKSSFNDSAEEWINEISISASEMHATAEKFQLQLKNLFIIDEAPESNIVLQERIKAGIVYFIREQNKLIDIIQKSPAVTDSRTHAKEFNDGLKEIFIQLSRNKYLLDGFSGKFEIETYHRRKKYFTTPSFSINAYAGVTKEKIESPYPLLYQKLRKMRDSICAQKDLPIYIVAGTNTMDEMARYLPQSLGELRRISGFGDAKIEKYGQKFLDIILEYCKENNLASHIHEKIPKKDEKASSGEKKKKVDTKVESFRLYKEGKRVDEIAKERNLTKQTIEGHLAHYISQGDIDINELVSREKIVLIEPAAKNFNGGSITEIKKILDSNISFGEIKLVLAWLDFQKNQRPI; this is translated from the coding sequence ATGTTTCAATTTGCTGTGGAGCTGGTGAATCAAAGCTCACGAAATATTTTTCTTACAGGGAAGGCTGGCACCGGTAAGACAACATTTCTGAAATACATAAAAGAGAATTGTCATAAGCAAATGGCGATTGTTGCTCCGACCGGAGTTGCAGCTATTAATGCTGGCGGTGTTACGATGCATTCGTTTTTTCAGTTGCCATTCGGTCCGTTTGTTCCGGATGCTGATGGCGGCTTTAGAAACAGTAATGAGGAAATATCAAACCGGAACAGTTTGATAAGCCGCCTGAAAATGACAGGAGAAAAGAAAAAAATAATCCGGGAGCTTGAGTTGCTTATCATAGATGAGATCAGCATGGTGCGATGCGATATGCTTGATGCTGTGGACACAATCCTTCGGCATGTACGTCGAAGACATAATGAACATTTTGGAGGTTTGCAAGTGTTGTTTATTGGCGATATGTTCCAGTTACCGCCCGTAATTAAAGAAGCTGAATGGAGTTATCTTAAAGAATATTATAACAGCCCTTTCTTCTTTGATAGTATTGTTATAAAAGAAGAGCCTCCACTTTATATTGAGTTCACTAAAATCTATCGCCAAAGCGAAGAAAAGTTTATCAGACTTTTAAACCAGGTAAGAAATAATGAATTGGATGATGATGGACGGGAATTATTAGAAAGCCGCTATCAACCTGTTTTTCGAAGAACAAAAAATGATGGTTACATAATTCTCACTACACACAATGAAAAGGCAAGGAATACGAATGGAAAAGAATTAACGAATCTAAGCACTAGTATATTCAGCTATAGAGCTGAGATAACAGGAGACTTTCCCGAATCGGCATATCCTGTTGATGAGATACTTCAAGTAAAAGCAGGAGCACAGGTAATGTTTATTAAAAACGATTCTGAAAAGGCAAAACGATATTTCAATGGAAAGATTGGCGTGATAACTGAAATTGATAATGAGAAGATCGTTGTTCAATGTGAGGATGATTCTATTGAAGTAAAAAAAGAAAAGTGGGATAACATCCGCTATACAATGAATAATACAACCCGGCAGCTTGAAGAGGAAGTTTTGGGCTCATTCGTACAATATCCATTGCGACTTGCCTGGGCGATCACAATACATAAAAGCCAGGGATTGACTTTTGAAAAAGCGATTATTGATGCTGGCGGAGCTTTTGCTCCCGGGCAAGTATATGTTGCGTTGAGCAGGTGTACTACGCTAGATGGTATCATATTGCAAAGCAGGATAAGATCAAATGGTTTTTTTACTGATGAAAGAATTGTTTGGTTTTCCCGAAATATTTCTTCGACAGATTTATTGCAGCGGGAATTGCAAGAGTCAAGACGAAATTATCAGTTGAAAGTTTTGCTTTCTTTGTTTGATCATAGGAGTATAATTGGTGAAATTGTTGAACTAAAAAACTATCTATCGGCACATAAATCTTCTTTTAATGACAGCGCGGAAGAATGGATAAATGAAATTTCTATTAGTGCAAGTGAAATGCATGCTACAGCAGAGAAATTTCAATTGCAGTTGAAAAATCTATTTATAATAGATGAAGCCCCCGAATCTAATATTGTATTGCAAGAGCGGATAAAAGCAGGAATTGTTTATTTTATAAGGGAACAGAATAAATTAATAGACATAATTCAAAAATCTCCGGCCGTAACAGATAGCCGTACTCATGCAAAGGAATTTAATGATGGGCTAAAAGAAATTTTTATACAACTATCCAGGAATAAATATTTGCTAGATGGTTTTTCCGGAAAATTTGAAATAGAAACCTACCATCGCAGAAAGAAATATTTTACAACTCCTTCTTTTAGTATTAATGCATATGCTGGTGTTACAAAAGAAAAAATTGAAAGCCCCTATCCGCTACTATATCAGAAATTAAGGAAGATGAGAGATAGTATTTGTGCTCAGAAAGACTTGCCTATATATATAGTTGCTGGCACTAATACGATGGATGAAATGGCCCGCTACCTTCCACAATCATTAGGAGAGCTGAGAAGGATTAGTGGCTTTGGTGATGCGAAAATTGAAAAATATGGACAAAAGTTCTTAGATATAATTTTGGAATATTGTAAAGAGAACAACCTCGCCTCTCATATTCATGAAAAAATTCCTAAGAAGGATGAAAAAGCGAGCAGTGGTGAAAAGAAAAAAAAGGTTGATACTAAAGTGGAATCGTTCAGACTATATAAGGAAGGTAAACGTGTTGATGAAATTGCTAAAGAAAGAAACCTGACAAAACAAACAATTGAGGGACATCTTGCACATTATATTTCACAGGGAGATATAGATATTAATGAACTGGTTAGCAGAGAGAAAATTGTTTTGATTGAACCAGCAGCAAAAAACTTTAACGGAGGTTCAATAACGGAGATTAAAAAAATTTTGGATAGCAATATAAGCTTTGGTGAAATAAAATTGGTGCTTGCCTGGCTTGATTTTCAGAAAAATCAACGACCCATATAG
- a CDS encoding amidohydrolase — MKKHLIVLSLAFPLLCFSQVQLKEKIETAANKVESKSIEWRRDFHQNPELGNNEYRTAKKIADHLRALGIEVKENVGKTGVVGILKGAKPGKCIALRADIDALPIVEKNDLPFISKVKSTYSGAEVGVMHACGHDTHAAMLMSVAEILSGMKNEIKGTVKFIFQPAEEGPPEGEEGGAPLMIKEGVMENPKVDAIFGLHIESDIEVGKIEYKSGAFMASSDWFVIKVNGKGSHGAQPWKGIDPIVVSAQIINGLQTIVSRQSELTKAPVIITVARIDGGVRNNIIAESCTMKGTIRTLDKDMQKDIDEKLRRTAINIAEASGATAEVSLDTKTLVTYNDPDLVKKTIPSLQQAAGMDNVKEREWVTGAEDFSYYGEKAPAFFFYLGGMPKGNDPKKAPPHHTAEFFVDDCGMKTGIKAFCTIVFDYLNRQ, encoded by the coding sequence ATGAAAAAACACCTAATTGTATTATCGTTGGCATTTCCACTTTTATGTTTCTCCCAGGTTCAGCTTAAAGAAAAAATTGAAACAGCAGCAAATAAGGTTGAATCAAAAAGCATCGAATGGAGAAGAGATTTTCATCAAAATCCGGAATTGGGGAATAATGAATACCGCACAGCAAAAAAAATTGCCGACCATCTTCGGGCTCTTGGAATAGAAGTGAAAGAGAATGTTGGCAAGACAGGTGTTGTCGGAATTTTAAAAGGAGCAAAACCGGGGAAATGCATTGCACTGCGTGCCGATATAGATGCATTACCAATTGTTGAAAAAAATGATCTTCCCTTTATTTCAAAGGTCAAATCAACTTATAGCGGGGCTGAAGTTGGTGTTATGCATGCTTGTGGACACGACACACATGCTGCAATGCTTATGAGTGTTGCAGAAATATTATCAGGTATGAAAAATGAAATTAAAGGAACAGTAAAATTTATTTTTCAACCAGCAGAAGAAGGGCCGCCGGAAGGAGAGGAAGGTGGAGCCCCGTTGATGATCAAAGAAGGAGTAATGGAGAACCCGAAAGTAGATGCGATTTTTGGTTTGCATATCGAATCTGATATTGAAGTAGGAAAAATCGAATATAAGTCAGGCGCATTTATGGCATCGTCTGATTGGTTTGTAATAAAAGTAAACGGAAAAGGTAGCCACGGCGCACAACCATGGAAAGGCATCGACCCGATAGTTGTTTCTGCGCAGATCATTAATGGGCTTCAGACAATAGTGAGCCGTCAATCAGAACTTACAAAAGCCCCTGTTATAATTACGGTCGCTAGAATTGATGGCGGCGTAAGAAATAATATTATTGCCGAGTCGTGCACTATGAAGGGAACCATTCGTACACTTGATAAAGACATGCAAAAGGATATTGATGAAAAACTACGACGGACGGCAATCAATATTGCAGAAGCTTCTGGTGCAACGGCAGAAGTTTCTCTTGATACAAAAACACTCGTTACATATAACGATCCTGACCTCGTGAAGAAAACAATACCATCACTTCAGCAGGCGGCGGGGATGGATAATGTAAAAGAAAGAGAATGGGTGACTGGCGCAGAAGATTTTTCTTATTATGGTGAAAAGGCCCCAGCATTCTTTTTTTACCTGGGAGGAATGCCAAAAGGGAATGATCCTAAGAAGGCGCCACCACATCATACAGCAGAGTTTTTTGTGGATGATTGCGGAATGAAAACCGGCATCAAAGCATTTTGTACAATTGTATTTGATTACCTGAACAGACAATAA
- a CDS encoding pseudouridine-5'-phosphate glycosidase, giving the protein MNPYLEIHPEVRQALTEGRPVVALESTIISHGMPYPENINTAIAVEEIVRANGAVPATVAIFNGKCYAGLTKEQLEIFAKTKDVWKVSIRDMPYVISKNLYGATTVAATMRIASMAGIKIFVTGGIGGVHRDAEKTMDISADLTEMEQTSVAIISAGVKSILDIRLTLEYLETKGIPVVTVGQDEFPSFYSRKSGFSSPLRLDTANEFARMLHTKWQLGLNGSVLIANPVPATEEIDASEMETHISKALKAAIENKITGKEVTPFLLKYIAEHTKGESLEANIALIKNNAKVGAEIAVAYSKLV; this is encoded by the coding sequence ATGAATCCCTATTTAGAAATACATCCCGAGGTTAGGCAAGCTCTTACAGAAGGCAGGCCTGTTGTTGCATTAGAGTCAACAATTATTTCTCATGGAATGCCTTATCCTGAAAATATAAATACAGCGATTGCGGTTGAAGAAATTGTGAGAGCAAATGGCGCAGTGCCCGCAACTGTTGCAATTTTTAATGGTAAATGTTATGCAGGATTGACGAAGGAACAGCTTGAGATTTTTGCAAAAACAAAAGATGTGTGGAAAGTAAGCATTCGGGATATGCCGTATGTTATCAGTAAAAATTTATACGGCGCAACAACTGTTGCAGCTACAATGCGGATCGCATCAATGGCCGGAATAAAAATTTTTGTAACTGGTGGCATCGGCGGTGTGCACAGGGATGCGGAAAAAACAATGGATATTTCCGCCGACCTTACAGAAATGGAGCAGACGTCGGTAGCCATTATTTCTGCTGGTGTAAAATCTATCCTTGATATTAGGCTGACTCTTGAATACCTGGAAACAAAAGGGATTCCGGTTGTAACTGTTGGCCAGGACGAATTTCCGAGTTTCTATTCCCGCAAAAGCGGTTTTTCATCTCCCTTACGATTAGATACAGCTAATGAATTTGCCCGTATGTTACATACCAAGTGGCAGTTGGGGCTAAATGGTTCGGTTTTGATTGCCAACCCCGTTCCGGCCACCGAAGAAATAGACGCTTCTGAAATGGAGACACATATCAGCAAGGCATTAAAAGCAGCTATAGAAAACAAAATCACTGGCAAAGAGGTTACCCCCTTCTTGTTAAAATATATTGCCGAACACACAAAAGGTGAAAGTCTTGAAGCCAATATTGCCTTGATTAAAAACAATGCAAAGGTTGGGGCGGAAATTGCCGTGGCTTACTCAAAGTTGGTGTAA